In Methylococcus geothermalis, one genomic interval encodes:
- a CDS encoding ATP-binding protein — MTYPAIRLVIGSEANNVNLVGVTIRALCFAAEISPEDAARIELGIVEALNNIILHGGSSAPITVSWNRTPSGISIEIEDSGEPLAHWPPRNAFPEPFEESGRGWPLIAACFDSVDYRVEASKNTLILVKAQGISLPRT; from the coding sequence GTGACGTATCCAGCCATCCGGCTCGTCATCGGCAGCGAAGCGAACAACGTCAATCTGGTGGGCGTGACGATCCGCGCCTTGTGCTTCGCTGCCGAGATTTCGCCGGAGGATGCCGCCCGCATCGAACTCGGCATCGTCGAAGCTCTGAACAACATCATCCTTCACGGCGGCAGCAGCGCACCGATCACCGTGTCATGGAACCGCACCCCGAGCGGCATTTCTATCGAAATCGAGGACAGCGGCGAGCCCTTGGCCCATTGGCCGCCACGCAACGCATTTCCGGAGCCGTTCGAGGAATCCGGCCGAGGCTGGCCGTTGATTGCCGCCTGTTTCGACAGCGTCGATTACCGGGTGGAAGCGTCGAAGAACACGCTGATTCTGGTCAAGGCGCAAGGCATATCCCTCCCCCGAACTTAA
- a CDS encoding class I SAM-dependent methyltransferase yields MNEVSDTTDTVRHRYDRIAPFFDLIEGIMEAMWFAPWRRRVWSLVEGERILEVGVGTGKNLAFHPVGQVVTAVDFSEKMLRRARRRAIRLGVQTDLELMDVQALKFADGEFETVVGTFVFCSVPDPIRGLGELRRVLKPGGKLVLLEHVRSDSEAAGRVMDLLDPWVSRLVGAHINRRTVANVEASGFRLERVERLNALVRLIVARSPSTVS; encoded by the coding sequence ATGAACGAGGTTAGCGACACGACCGACACGGTGCGCCATCGCTATGACCGCATCGCACCGTTCTTCGATCTCATCGAAGGCATCATGGAGGCCATGTGGTTTGCGCCGTGGCGCCGCCGTGTCTGGAGCTTGGTCGAAGGCGAACGCATTCTCGAAGTCGGCGTGGGAACGGGCAAGAATCTCGCGTTCCACCCGGTGGGACAAGTCGTTACGGCGGTGGATTTCAGCGAGAAGATGCTGCGCCGAGCCCGCCGCCGCGCAATCCGCCTCGGTGTCCAAACCGATCTGGAACTCATGGACGTTCAGGCCCTGAAGTTCGCCGATGGCGAGTTCGAAACCGTGGTCGGTACCTTCGTGTTCTGTTCGGTGCCCGATCCAATCCGCGGCCTGGGAGAGTTGCGCCGCGTCTTGAAACCGGGCGGCAAGCTCGTTCTGCTGGAGCATGTGCGTTCGGATTCCGAAGCGGCGGGACGGGTGATGGACCTTCTCGATCCCTGGGTGTCCCGCCTGGTCGGCGCTCACATCAATCGCCGCACGGTAGCGAACGTGGAAGCCTCCGGATTCCGCCTGGAGCGGGTCGAACGGCTGAATGCCCTCGTGCGGCTGATAGTGGCGCGCAGTCCTTCCACGGTTTCTTAA
- a CDS encoding carbonic anhydrase, whose product MEAFERMLLENKAWATEQTLKEPDYFERLAVDQSPAVLWIGCSDSRVPAEIIVHAQPGEIFVHRNIANQLITTDFNGLSVLQYAVDVLKVRDVIVCGHYNCGGIRAALQKQSARLLIVNKWLKHVKDIYRLHADEIEALGTEEERIGRLVELNVIEQVHNLAHTSIIQQSWAQEHGPTLHGWVYGLRDGLIKELISLPPGSGVSPIYQYVDFSE is encoded by the coding sequence ATGGAAGCTTTCGAGAGGATGCTGCTGGAAAACAAGGCCTGGGCCACGGAACAGACCTTGAAAGAACCCGATTATTTCGAGCGACTGGCGGTCGATCAGAGTCCGGCCGTGCTCTGGATCGGCTGCTCGGACAGCCGAGTGCCGGCGGAAATCATCGTCCACGCCCAGCCCGGCGAAATCTTCGTCCACCGCAACATCGCCAACCAGTTGATCACCACGGACTTCAACGGCTTGAGCGTCTTGCAGTATGCGGTCGACGTGCTCAAGGTGCGCGACGTCATCGTCTGCGGACACTACAACTGTGGCGGCATCAGGGCTGCGCTGCAAAAACAGAGCGCCAGGCTTTTGATCGTGAACAAGTGGCTGAAACACGTCAAGGATATCTATCGGCTGCATGCCGACGAGATCGAGGCGCTGGGCACCGAAGAGGAACGAATCGGCCGTCTGGTCGAGCTGAACGTGATCGAACAGGTCCATAACCTGGCCCATACCTCGATCATCCAACAGAGCTGGGCACAGGAACATGGTCCCACCCTGCACGGCTGGGTGTACGGCTTGCGAGACGGCCTCATCAAAGAGCTGATTTCCCTGCCGCCCGGCAGCGGGGTCAGCCCGATTTACCAGTACGTCGATTTTTCGGAATAG
- a CDS encoding SulP family inorganic anion transporter yields the protein MVRKHLSYYLEHLKQDIPAGIVVFLVALPLCLGIALASGAPLLSGVVAGIIGGLIVSWASGSQLSVSGPAAGLTVIVLQGIEKLGGFEHFLLAVILAGLMQLALGFLRAGTIGAYFPSSVIKGMLSAIGLILITKQLPHAVGYGQDLMGEETYLPQDAEGTFSELLHAMDAISPGSTLVSAVAIAIMVLWETRLIRFVPLLAQIPGPLAAILWAVGFNVSMAGSSLAIAPEHMVQLPNIQGFDDLAGRLVFPDFSRIMDPAVYTVAFTVAVIASLETLLSLEAVDKLDPLKRVAPTNRELKAQGLGNLLAGLLGGLPITAVIVRSSANINAGGRTKVACFIHGVLLLLSVGFLARYLNHIPLAALASILLVTGYKLAKPAMVLQMYRKGTTQFVPFAVTVIAILATDLLKGIAIGVACGLYYVIRANFRAAISLTRHRNHYLLRLRKDVSFLNKALLRELLDQVEPDSELIIDGTDAAFVDQDILETIEDFVKASPEDRIVVHLKNLRSAPRPTGREPETRQGDAGASPLYKISG from the coding sequence ATGGTCAGAAAGCATCTCTCGTATTACCTTGAGCATCTCAAGCAGGACATCCCCGCCGGCATCGTGGTCTTTCTGGTCGCGCTGCCTCTCTGTTTGGGCATTGCCCTAGCGTCCGGCGCGCCGCTGCTTTCCGGTGTGGTCGCGGGCATCATCGGCGGACTGATCGTGTCCTGGGCCAGCGGCTCGCAGTTGAGCGTGTCGGGCCCCGCCGCGGGCCTCACGGTCATCGTGCTGCAGGGCATCGAAAAGCTCGGCGGCTTTGAGCACTTTCTGCTCGCCGTGATCCTGGCGGGGCTGATGCAACTCGCTCTCGGTTTCCTCAGGGCGGGAACCATCGGCGCCTATTTCCCGTCGTCCGTCATCAAGGGCATGCTGTCGGCCATCGGGCTCATCCTGATCACCAAGCAGCTCCCGCATGCCGTCGGCTACGGCCAGGACCTCATGGGAGAAGAAACCTATCTGCCTCAGGACGCCGAGGGTACGTTCTCGGAACTGCTGCACGCCATGGACGCCATTTCGCCGGGTTCGACTTTGGTGAGTGCGGTAGCGATCGCCATCATGGTGCTGTGGGAGACCCGGCTGATCCGCTTCGTGCCGCTGCTGGCGCAGATTCCCGGTCCACTGGCGGCGATACTCTGGGCGGTGGGGTTCAACGTCTCGATGGCGGGATCGTCCCTGGCGATCGCGCCGGAACACATGGTGCAGCTTCCGAACATTCAGGGCTTCGACGACTTGGCCGGGCGGCTCGTCTTCCCGGATTTCAGCCGCATCATGGACCCGGCGGTGTATACCGTTGCGTTCACCGTTGCCGTGATTGCCAGCCTCGAAACCCTGCTCAGCCTGGAGGCAGTCGACAAGCTCGATCCGCTGAAGCGGGTGGCGCCGACCAACCGGGAACTCAAGGCGCAAGGCCTGGGCAACCTGCTGGCCGGTCTCTTGGGAGGCTTGCCGATCACGGCCGTCATCGTCCGTTCCTCGGCCAATATCAATGCCGGCGGGCGGACCAAAGTGGCATGTTTCATCCACGGCGTCCTTCTGCTGCTGAGCGTCGGCTTCCTTGCCCGCTATCTCAATCACATTCCTCTGGCCGCGCTGGCATCGATTCTGCTGGTGACCGGCTACAAACTGGCCAAGCCGGCGATGGTGCTCCAGATGTACCGCAAAGGAACGACACAGTTCGTCCCGTTTGCCGTCACCGTCATCGCGATACTGGCGACGGACCTGCTCAAAGGGATTGCCATCGGCGTCGCCTGCGGTTTGTATTACGTCATCCGGGCGAATTTCCGCGCCGCCATTTCCCTGACCCGGCACCGCAACCATTATTTGCTGCGGCTTCGAAAGGATGTCTCGTTCTTGAACAAGGCCCTGCTGCGCGAGCTGTTGGATCAGGTCGAACCCGACAGCGAGCTGATCATCGACGGAACCGACGCGGCATTCGTGGACCAGGACATCCTGGAAACCATCGAGGACTTCGTCAAGGCATCGCCCGAGGACCGGATCGTGGTTCATCTGAAGAATCTCAGATCCGCGCCGAGGCCGACCGGCAGAGAACCCGAAACCCGACAAGGCGACGCCGGGGCGAGCCCTCTGTACAAAATTTCCGGCTGA
- the pqqA gene encoding pyrroloquinoline quinone precursor peptide PqqA, translating into MRWEKPSYNDMRFGFEVTMYIYNR; encoded by the coding sequence ATGCGTTGGGAAAAACCGAGCTACAACGACATGCGCTTCGGCTTCGAAGTCACCATGTACATCTACAACCGTTAA
- the pqqB gene encoding pyrroloquinoline quinone biosynthesis protein PqqB, whose amino-acid sequence MIIRVLGAGAGGGFPQWNCNCSNCRRFREKSLNARGRTQSSIAISADGKRWVLFNASPDIRSQLEAFPASHPREGVRDSGIHAIVLIDSQIDHTTGLLMLRESTRPLQIYCSEMVKQDLSTGFPVFRMLEHYCGVEHHAVPLDGGSFAIPGINGLKFSTHSLKSKAPPYSPHRHDPHDGDNIGVIVENTENGRKLYYAPGLGEIEPHVQAAMETADCLLVDGTFWREDEMHHAGICDKQAREMGHLPQSGPGGMLEILNASPDARKVLIHINNTNPILDEDSPERQILTQAGVEVAYDGLEIVL is encoded by the coding sequence ATGATCATTCGTGTGCTCGGAGCCGGCGCCGGCGGCGGGTTTCCGCAATGGAACTGTAACTGCAGCAATTGCCGGCGTTTCCGCGAAAAGAGCCTGAACGCTCGCGGCCGGACCCAGTCCTCGATCGCGATCAGCGCCGATGGCAAGCGCTGGGTGCTGTTCAATGCCTCGCCGGACATCCGCAGCCAGCTCGAGGCTTTTCCTGCCAGCCATCCGCGCGAGGGTGTCCGCGACAGCGGCATCCACGCCATCGTGCTGATCGACAGCCAGATCGACCACACCACTGGCCTATTGATGCTGCGCGAATCCACCCGCCCACTGCAAATCTATTGCAGCGAGATGGTGAAACAGGATTTGTCCACCGGCTTCCCGGTATTCCGGATGCTGGAACATTATTGCGGGGTGGAGCACCATGCCGTTCCGCTGGACGGCGGCAGCTTCGCGATTCCCGGCATCAACGGCTTGAAATTCTCGACCCATTCGCTGAAAAGCAAGGCGCCGCCCTATTCGCCCCACCGCCACGATCCGCACGACGGCGACAACATCGGCGTGATCGTCGAAAACACGGAAAACGGCCGTAAACTTTACTACGCGCCCGGCTTGGGCGAGATCGAACCGCACGTCCAGGCAGCCATGGAAACCGCCGATTGTCTGCTGGTCGACGGTACCTTCTGGCGCGAGGACGAGATGCACCATGCCGGCATCTGCGACAAACAGGCGCGGGAGATGGGCCACCTGCCGCAGTCTGGCCCCGGCGGCATGCTGGAAATCCTGAATGCCTCGCCGGATGCCCGCAAGGTCTTGATCCACATCAACAACACCAACCCGATTCTGGACGAAGATTCGCCGGAGCGGCAGATCCTGACCCAAGCCGGGGTCGAGGTCGCCTACGACGGTTTGGAAATCGTTTTGTGA
- the pqqC gene encoding pyrroloquinoline-quinone synthase PqqC, with product MSQDTTPWSREEFEARLRAKDKFYHIHHPYHVMMANGELNREQIQGWVANRFYYQIAIPRKDSAIMANCPDRETRRKWMQRVMDHDGYGDDPGGIEAWIQLGIACGLSREDLTSLKHVLPGVRFAVDAYVNFARTATWQEAACSSLTELFAPTIHKQRLAGWPDLYPWIAADGLAYFRKRVTQASRDVEHGIEITLDYFKTREQQERALEILQFKLDILWSMLDAMYLAYIDNKPPYFNIAGAA from the coding sequence ATGAGCCAAGACACGACCCCCTGGAGCCGCGAAGAATTCGAAGCCCGGCTGCGCGCAAAGGACAAGTTCTATCACATCCATCACCCCTACCACGTGATGATGGCCAACGGCGAACTGAACCGCGAGCAGATCCAGGGCTGGGTGGCGAACCGCTTCTATTACCAGATCGCCATTCCGCGCAAGGACTCGGCCATCATGGCCAACTGCCCGGACCGCGAAACCCGCCGCAAATGGATGCAGCGCGTGATGGACCACGACGGCTACGGCGACGACCCCGGCGGCATCGAAGCCTGGATCCAGCTCGGCATCGCCTGCGGCCTGAGCCGGGAGGACCTCACCTCGCTCAAGCACGTGCTGCCCGGCGTGCGTTTCGCGGTCGACGCCTACGTCAACTTCGCCCGCACCGCGACCTGGCAGGAAGCCGCCTGCTCCTCGCTCACCGAGCTGTTCGCGCCGACCATCCACAAGCAGCGGCTGGCCGGCTGGCCGGACCTCTACCCCTGGATCGCCGCCGACGGCCTTGCCTACTTCCGCAAGCGGGTGACCCAGGCCAGCCGCGACGTCGAACACGGCATCGAAATCACGCTGGATTACTTCAAGACCCGCGAACAGCAGGAAAGGGCGTTGGAAATCCTCCAGTTCAAGCTCGACATCCTGTGGTCGATGCTGGATGCCATGTATCTGGCCTATATCGACAACAAGCCACCTTACTTCAACATCGCCGGAGCCGCATGA
- the pqqD gene encoding pyrroloquinoline quinone biosynthesis peptide chaperone PqqD, whose translation MSLQPDTLLEISPLLRLQWEEAQQRYVMLYPEGMIELNETAAAILELCDGKHNLTHIVEKLEQKYEATGIEPDVREMLESALNNGWIREFVPQ comes from the coding sequence ATGAGCCTGCAACCCGACACACTGCTGGAAATCTCGCCCCTGCTGCGCTTGCAATGGGAGGAAGCTCAGCAGCGCTACGTCATGCTCTACCCCGAAGGCATGATCGAACTGAACGAGACGGCCGCCGCGATCCTGGAACTTTGCGACGGCAAGCACAATCTCACTCACATCGTGGAAAAACTGGAACAAAAGTACGAGGCGACCGGAATCGAACCCGATGTGCGCGAAATGCTCGAAAGTGCCTTGAACAATGGCTGGATCAGAGAATTCGTCCCTCAGTAA
- the pqqE gene encoding pyrroloquinoline quinone biosynthesis protein PqqE, translating to MAGSENSSLSKPRWLLAELTYSCPLQCPYCSNPLDYARLGHELSTEEWKRVLSEARALGAVQLGLSGGEPLTRRDLAEIVAHARQLGYYTNLITSGYGLDEARIAELKSAGLDHIQVSIQSPEKLLNDKLAGTESFEHKLEVARWVKRHGYPMVLCVVIHRQNIHQMRQILEMAEELGADYLELANTQYYGWALLNRDHLLPTREQFAEAEAIAQAYKEKVKGRMKIYYVVPDYYEDRPKACMNGWGTTFLTIAPDGMALPCHAARELPGLDCPNVRDFNVRDIWYESDAFNRFRGYGWMKEPCRSCPEKEKDFGGCRCQAYLMTGDMTDADPVCSKSPHHHRVAEAIASAQRSLADRPLVFRNPKNSRALSG from the coding sequence ATGGCTGGATCAGAGAATTCGTCCCTCAGTAAACCGCGCTGGCTGCTGGCGGAACTGACTTACTCCTGCCCGCTGCAATGCCCCTATTGCTCCAACCCGCTGGATTATGCCCGTTTAGGGCATGAACTGAGCACCGAGGAATGGAAGCGGGTGCTGAGCGAGGCCCGCGCGCTCGGCGCCGTGCAGCTCGGGCTATCCGGCGGCGAACCGCTGACCCGCCGCGACTTGGCCGAGATCGTCGCGCACGCCCGCCAGCTCGGCTATTACACCAACCTCATCACCTCCGGCTACGGCCTGGACGAAGCCCGTATCGCCGAGCTGAAATCGGCCGGCCTCGACCACATCCAGGTCAGCATCCAGTCGCCGGAAAAGCTGCTGAACGATAAGCTCGCAGGCACCGAGTCGTTCGAGCACAAACTCGAGGTCGCCCGCTGGGTGAAGCGGCACGGCTATCCGATGGTGCTGTGTGTGGTGATCCATCGCCAGAACATCCACCAGATGCGGCAGATTCTGGAGATGGCCGAGGAACTCGGGGCGGATTACCTGGAGCTGGCCAACACCCAGTATTACGGCTGGGCGCTGCTCAACCGGGACCATTTGCTGCCGACCCGCGAACAATTCGCCGAAGCCGAAGCGATCGCCCAGGCCTACAAGGAAAAGGTGAAGGGCCGGATGAAGATCTACTACGTCGTCCCGGACTATTACGAAGACCGGCCCAAGGCCTGCATGAACGGCTGGGGCACGACCTTCCTCACCATCGCGCCGGATGGCATGGCGCTCCCCTGCCATGCCGCCCGAGAACTGCCAGGGCTGGACTGCCCCAACGTGCGCGATTTCAACGTGCGCGACATCTGGTACGAATCGGACGCCTTCAACCGCTTCCGCGGCTATGGCTGGATGAAAGAGCCCTGCCGTTCCTGCCCGGAAAAGGAAAAGGACTTCGGCGGCTGCCGCTGCCAAGCCTATCTCATGACCGGCGACATGACCGATGCCGACCCGGTTTGCAGCAAATCCCCGCACCACCATCGGGTGGCGGAAGCCATCGCCTCTGCGCAGCGGTCGCTGGCGGACAGACCTTTGGTCTTCCGTAATCCCAAGAATTCCCGAGCCCTGAGCGGCTGA
- the miaA gene encoding tRNA (adenosine(37)-N6)-dimethylallyltransferase MiaA — translation MTASELPPVVALMGPTASGKSRLAIEIAGALNGEIVSVDSSLVYRGMDIGTAKPTSADRATVPHHLIDILDPSETFSTGQFRDRALALIADIAARGRLPVLAGGTMLYFNALLRGLAELPPAHPEIRRELEERAVREGWQALHAELSRIDPPAAARIHPNDPQRLQRALEVFYLTGQPLSELWEGSRNPELPFRPLRLVLAPSSRAVLAERIAERFRRMLDDGFLGEVEALYRRGDLNETLPSIRAVGYRQAWAYLEGECDFDTFVERAIIATRQFAKRQYTWLRKETEATWLESEAGGLIASGLAVVKAAL, via the coding sequence ATGACCGCTTCCGAGCTGCCGCCGGTCGTGGCGCTGATGGGGCCCACGGCCTCCGGCAAATCGCGGCTGGCGATCGAGATCGCCGGCGCCCTGAACGGCGAGATCGTCAGCGTCGATTCCTCCCTGGTCTACCGCGGCATGGACATCGGCACCGCCAAGCCCACCTCCGCCGATCGCGCAACGGTGCCGCACCACCTGATCGACATCCTCGACCCGTCCGAAACCTTCTCCACCGGCCAGTTCCGCGACCGGGCGCTGGCCCTGATCGCCGACATCGCCGCCCGCGGCCGCTTGCCGGTGTTGGCCGGCGGCACCATGCTGTACTTCAACGCGCTGCTGCGCGGATTGGCGGAACTGCCACCCGCCCATCCGGAAATCCGCCGCGAGCTTGAAGAGCGGGCGGTGCGGGAAGGTTGGCAAGCGCTTCACGCCGAACTGTCCCGCATCGACCCTCCGGCGGCTGCGCGCATCCACCCCAACGATCCCCAGCGCCTCCAGCGCGCCCTGGAGGTGTTCTACCTCACCGGACAACCGCTGTCCGAACTGTGGGAGGGAAGCCGAAACCCCGAGCTGCCGTTCCGGCCGCTGCGCCTGGTGCTGGCCCCATCGAGCCGGGCCGTGCTGGCGGAGCGGATCGCCGAGCGGTTCCGGCGGATGCTGGACGATGGTTTCCTGGGGGAAGTCGAAGCCCTGTACCGCCGCGGCGACCTGAACGAAACCCTGCCCTCGATCCGCGCCGTAGGCTACCGGCAGGCCTGGGCCTATCTCGAGGGCGAATGCGATTTCGATACCTTCGTCGAACGCGCCATCATCGCCACCAGGCAGTTCGCCAAGCGGCAGTACACTTGGTTGCGGAAGGAGACCGAGGCTACTTGGCTGGAGAGTGAAGCGGGCGGTTTGATCGCGAGCGGGTTGGCAGTGGTGAAAGCGGCGCTTTAG
- the mutL gene encoding DNA mismatch repair endonuclease MutL, whose product MRIRQLPPQLINQIAAGEVIERPASVVKELVENAFDAGARQIELDIEQGGARLIRIRDDGCGIDREDLGLALSRHATSKIASLEDLERVASMGFRGEALPSISSVARLTLTSRTGDAPCGWQVSADGSESDFDIQPAQHAQGTTVEVRDLFYNTPARRKFLRAEKTEFGHVQTLVQRMALARFDVGFALRHNQREVLRLRAGGEDTDRAERIGALCGPDFLEQSLRVDFESCGLRLHGWVGLPTFSRSQGDLQFFYVNRRLIRDKLVGHAIRQAYQDVMYHQRQPVYVLYLEIDPALVDVNAHPAKLEVRFREGRMVHDFLFSALHRSIAGHKPGQTAVAMEAPVQERPVSSYEPSARQQPLFRVAEAPRQAYQTGSVVDTLGDLRKLYSAPAPVPNRPDTRAEQDIPPLGYALAHLKAVYILAENARGLILVDGHAAHERITYERLKRQYQSGRIASQPLLLPVRITLGLADAELADEHGEHLARLGIELRRTGGDSVLVRSVPALLEGGDVERLVRDVLADLREHGSSDRLQDTVHATLATMACHASVRAGRKLTVPEMNALLREMEATERAGQCNHGRPTWVQLDTQELDRLFLRGR is encoded by the coding sequence ATGCGCATCCGTCAGCTCCCCCCGCAACTGATCAACCAGATCGCCGCCGGCGAGGTCATCGAGCGGCCCGCTTCCGTGGTGAAGGAACTGGTCGAAAACGCCTTCGATGCCGGCGCCCGCCAGATCGAACTCGATATCGAGCAGGGCGGCGCCCGGCTGATCCGGATTCGCGACGACGGCTGCGGCATCGACCGCGAAGACTTAGGCCTGGCCCTGTCCCGCCACGCCACCAGCAAGATCGCCTCGCTGGAGGACTTGGAGCGGGTGGCGAGCATGGGTTTTCGCGGCGAGGCGCTGCCCAGCATCAGCTCGGTGGCGCGGTTGACGCTCACTTCCCGCACCGGCGATGCGCCGTGCGGCTGGCAGGTGAGCGCCGACGGCAGCGAGAGCGATTTCGACATCCAGCCCGCCCAGCACGCGCAGGGAACGACGGTCGAGGTGCGAGACCTGTTCTACAACACCCCGGCCCGCCGCAAGTTCCTGCGCGCGGAGAAGACCGAATTCGGCCACGTCCAGACCCTGGTGCAGCGGATGGCACTGGCTCGGTTCGACGTCGGCTTCGCGCTGCGCCACAACCAGCGCGAAGTTCTCAGGCTGCGGGCGGGCGGAGAGGACACCGACCGGGCCGAACGCATCGGTGCGCTGTGCGGACCGGATTTCCTCGAACAGTCGCTGCGGGTGGATTTCGAATCCTGCGGCTTGCGCCTGCACGGCTGGGTCGGGCTGCCGACGTTCTCGCGCAGCCAGGGCGACCTGCAGTTCTTCTACGTCAACCGCCGGTTGATCCGCGACAAGCTGGTCGGCCACGCCATCCGCCAAGCCTATCAGGACGTGATGTACCACCAGCGCCAGCCGGTCTATGTGCTGTACCTGGAGATCGACCCGGCCCTGGTCGATGTCAACGCCCACCCCGCCAAGCTGGAAGTGCGGTTCCGCGAAGGGCGGATGGTGCACGATTTCCTGTTCAGCGCGCTGCACCGCTCGATCGCCGGGCACAAGCCTGGGCAGACGGCGGTTGCGATGGAAGCGCCCGTTCAGGAGCGCCCGGTGTCTTCCTACGAGCCGTCCGCCCGCCAGCAACCCTTGTTCCGGGTGGCCGAGGCGCCGCGTCAGGCTTATCAAACCGGCAGCGTGGTCGATACCCTGGGCGATCTGCGCAAACTCTATTCAGCGCCCGCGCCCGTCCCGAACCGGCCCGACACCCGCGCCGAACAGGATATCCCCCCGCTGGGTTACGCCCTGGCCCATCTCAAAGCAGTGTACATCCTGGCGGAGAACGCTCGAGGCTTGATCCTGGTCGACGGCCATGCCGCCCACGAGCGGATCACGTACGAGCGCTTGAAGCGGCAATATCAGTCCGGCCGGATCGCCAGCCAGCCCTTGCTGCTGCCGGTGCGGATCACGCTGGGTCTAGCCGATGCCGAGCTGGCCGACGAGCACGGCGAGCACCTGGCGCGGCTGGGCATCGAACTGCGGCGCACCGGCGGGGACAGCGTGCTGGTCCGGTCGGTGCCGGCTTTGCTGGAGGGGGGCGATGTCGAGCGCCTGGTGCGGGATGTGCTCGCCGACCTGCGCGAGCACGGGTCTTCCGATCGTCTGCAGGACACCGTCCACGCGACCCTCGCCACCATGGCCTGCCACGCTTCGGTGCGGGCGGGCCGCAAGCTCACCGTGCCGGAGATGAACGCGCTGCTGCGCGAAATGGAGGCGACCGAGCGCGCCGGGCAATGCAATCACGGCCGGCCGACCTGGGTGCAGCTCGATACCCAGGAACTCGACCGGCTGTTCCTGCGCGGCCGATGA
- the trxB gene encoding thioredoxin-disulfide reductase, whose product MSEPKHSRVLILGSGPAGYTAAIYSARANLKPVLVTGIQMGGQLTTTTDVDNWPGDADGVMGPELMERMRRHAERFDTEIVFDHVHTADLSRRPFTLTGDAGVYTCDALIIATGASARYLGLPSEEAYKGRGVSACATCDGFFYKGKHVAVIGGGNTAVEEALYLSNIAAKVTVVHRRDKFRSEKILSDKLQERARSGNISIEWNSVLDEVLGDEMGVTGMRIKNVQDGTTKDIALEGVFIAIGHSPNTDIFAGQLEMRGGYIVVKGGSEGGATATSVEGVFAAGDVSDSIYRQAITSAGSGCMAALDAEKFLDNLG is encoded by the coding sequence ATGAGCGAACCGAAGCACTCCAGAGTTCTGATTCTGGGCTCAGGCCCGGCGGGCTATACGGCGGCGATCTACTCCGCGCGCGCCAATCTCAAGCCGGTTCTGGTGACCGGCATCCAGATGGGCGGGCAGCTTACCACGACGACCGACGTCGACAATTGGCCGGGTGATGCCGATGGCGTGATGGGTCCGGAACTGATGGAACGGATGCGGCGCCATGCCGAGCGTTTCGACACCGAAATCGTCTTCGACCATGTCCACACGGCCGATCTGTCCCGGCGCCCCTTCACGTTGACGGGGGATGCCGGCGTTTATACTTGCGATGCGCTGATCATCGCCACCGGCGCGTCCGCCCGCTACCTGGGCCTGCCTTCCGAGGAGGCGTACAAGGGTCGCGGCGTTTCGGCCTGTGCGACCTGCGACGGGTTTTTCTACAAGGGGAAGCACGTGGCCGTGATCGGCGGCGGCAATACCGCGGTCGAAGAGGCCCTGTACCTGTCCAACATCGCCGCGAAGGTGACCGTGGTCCATCGGCGCGACAAATTCCGCTCCGAAAAGATCCTGTCGGACAAACTGCAGGAACGTGCGCGCAGCGGCAATATCAGCATCGAGTGGAACAGCGTGCTGGACGAGGTTCTGGGCGATGAGATGGGCGTTACCGGGATGCGCATCAAGAACGTGCAGGACGGTACGACCAAGGACATCGCTCTGGAAGGGGTCTTCATCGCGATCGGCCATAGCCCGAACACCGACATCTTCGCTGGCCAACTGGAGATGCGCGGCGGCTACATCGTGGTAAAGGGAGGCAGCGAAGGCGGTGCCACGGCGACCAGTGTGGAAGGCGTGTTCGCAGCCGGCGACGTATCCGATTCGATTTACCGCCAGGCCATCACGTCCGCCGGTTCCGGCTGCATGGCGGCGCTCGACGCCGAGAAATTTCTCGACAACCTTGGGTGA